Proteins encoded by one window of Mycolicibacterium sp. ND9-15:
- a CDS encoding DUF4407 domain-containing protein, which translates to MSAHKVSEHDPAASPVAAALIWLGGGERRDRGARHERSTLVSAGVVVLVAAALAWLVAALALAPALAGSTSWPLAAVVAVTSGVGLLVGALSRAIASGAIRGGLAIAGRAAVALAVGLMIGELAAVVVFSGSIDPLLDERAARTAEATPAVAQATADLDRSRTARRGLDEAVEQAVQRRQEALVVARCEFNPSPDCPQTLITGVPGAGPENRTANEFLADAQGALDAALAERDGRAPELGAQIADREQALAQARQAATADPDRGLGARWVAMNDHTLANPGALVLRLLVDGFFVLLSLLPLILRLWRGETSQDRGIAADVERDRADLRADTAIAVKRAEVRAAIDNMWAEQQLASARMAVEAQLQIDREKQRRRVIEAIEPAVHTRAERISEPGVDHVYLPIAAEAEAASFSTAELPVAETTDASVGEEDVHVTASENLPARADDRSVEQAGEAGRPLITAIPDVTRAAARWLRPLVPPIIVNAIDTTTRPLRGARQVVEETEEIHFSMRRTRKVSTDVEGVAGEPVVDATGGSGPRKASAVRTDDREYGHGRLDAGAEHASQSMTRGEGRAELTKRGSRELSGHRGPRELPPGR; encoded by the coding sequence ATGTCCGCCCACAAAGTTTCTGAGCACGATCCTGCCGCCTCGCCGGTTGCGGCCGCGCTCATCTGGCTCGGTGGTGGCGAGCGGCGTGACCGTGGTGCCCGCCATGAGCGGTCCACCCTGGTCAGCGCCGGAGTGGTGGTGCTGGTCGCGGCGGCGCTGGCGTGGCTGGTGGCGGCCCTGGCACTGGCACCGGCCCTGGCCGGGTCGACGTCCTGGCCGTTGGCGGCCGTCGTCGCGGTGACCTCCGGCGTCGGGCTGCTGGTCGGCGCGCTGAGCCGTGCGATCGCCTCCGGCGCGATTCGTGGCGGCCTCGCCATCGCGGGACGTGCGGCCGTCGCGCTCGCCGTCGGGCTCATGATCGGCGAACTGGCCGCCGTCGTCGTGTTCTCCGGATCGATCGACCCGCTGCTCGACGAGCGGGCGGCACGCACCGCCGAGGCGACCCCGGCGGTAGCGCAGGCCACCGCCGACCTCGACCGCAGCCGCACGGCGCGCCGGGGGCTCGACGAGGCGGTGGAGCAGGCCGTGCAACGCCGCCAGGAAGCCCTGGTGGTGGCCCGCTGCGAGTTCAACCCCAGCCCGGACTGCCCGCAGACCTTGATCACCGGTGTGCCCGGCGCCGGGCCGGAAAACCGGACGGCGAACGAGTTCCTTGCCGATGCCCAGGGCGCGCTCGACGCCGCGTTGGCAGAACGGGACGGCCGCGCGCCCGAGCTTGGTGCTCAGATCGCCGACCGCGAGCAGGCGCTGGCTCAGGCCCGGCAGGCGGCGACGGCCGACCCGGACCGCGGGCTGGGCGCTCGGTGGGTCGCCATGAACGACCACACGCTGGCCAATCCGGGTGCGCTGGTCCTGCGGCTGCTCGTCGACGGGTTCTTCGTCCTGCTGAGCTTGCTGCCGCTGATCCTTCGGCTGTGGCGGGGCGAGACGTCCCAGGACCGCGGGATCGCCGCCGACGTCGAGCGGGATCGAGCGGACTTGCGGGCCGACACGGCGATCGCGGTGAAGCGGGCCGAGGTGCGCGCAGCCATCGACAACATGTGGGCCGAGCAGCAGCTGGCCAGTGCTCGCATGGCCGTCGAGGCGCAACTCCAGATCGATCGCGAGAAGCAGCGCCGTCGCGTGATCGAGGCGATCGAGCCGGCGGTGCACACACGCGCGGAGCGCATATCCGAACCCGGCGTGGACCACGTGTACCTGCCGATCGCCGCCGAGGCCGAAGCGGCGAGCTTCTCGACGGCCGAGTTGCCGGTGGCCGAAACGACCGACGCATCCGTCGGTGAGGAGGATGTCCACGTGACCGCATCAGAGAACCTGCCCGCGCGGGCTGACGACCGTTCGGTGGAGCAGGCCGGTGAGGCCGGACGTCCGTTGATCACGGCCATTCCCGATGTCACCCGGGCCGCCGCGCGCTGGCTGCGCCCTCTGGTGCCGCCGATCATCGTCAACGCGATCGACACCACCACCAGGCCGCTGCGCGGTGCGCGGCAAGTCGTCGAGGAGACCGAGGAGATTCACTTCTCGATGCGCCGCACCCGCAAGGTGAGTACTGACGTGGAAGGCGTTGCGGGAGAACCGGTTGTGGATGCGACCGGTGGGTCGGGCCCGCGGAAGGCGTCGGCCGTCAGGACCGACGATCGCGAGTACGGCCACGGCCGGCTCGACGCCGGGGCCGAACACGCATCGCAGTCAATGACACGGGGCGAGGGCCGCGCCGAACTCACCAAGCGTGGATCGCGTGAGCTGAGCGGGCATCGCGGTCCGCGGGAACTCCCGCCCGGACGCTAA
- a CDS encoding thiamine pyrophosphate-binding protein: protein MSEITGGELFARALQAEGIEFLFGLPSPESDPLLAQLGAHGIRLVPVRHEAAGVHMAEGLYKTTGKVAAVLGNPGPGSANLVPGVVTALHEGVPVLVITSQHRLGIVYPSPPSTFQGQDQLDLFRPIVKWGGPIFEWARIPEVLRLAFREMHNGRPGPVHVELPAPVLYETGDPLTAPVWPPEASRAGTPQPSDRQLDEAAALLAAAQRPVVIAGTGVDRAGARDAALQIAELLACPAIGSMAGRASVPSDHPNHVFGFGPAGDLARSEADVLLVAGSRIGNLDVPYDTYWGDPKGKRLIQIDIDQRHFGVTRPLHLGILADAKPALEGIAARLRAADLGARDGADLARYRKLDEQVQTQIAAPILQWQGPGIHPAHALGAIGAVFGSDAVYTVDGGNTALWGYSLLPPTRPHSYHSILELGMLGTGIPSAIGAKLGAPGRDVVCVTGDGAAGFNVMELQTAAREGLDITVIVFAEGSWTMEELNELALYGTTFGTAQGDVRWDIVAQGLGCHGEYVERIEDMDGALSRAREHPGPSLVCVRSDHDANLAIPTEMTARFFEVYSGPAKPAG, encoded by the coding sequence GTGTCCGAGATCACCGGCGGCGAGTTGTTCGCCCGCGCCCTGCAAGCCGAGGGCATCGAGTTCCTGTTCGGACTGCCGTCCCCGGAGAGCGATCCGCTGCTGGCGCAACTGGGCGCACACGGCATCCGACTGGTGCCGGTGCGTCACGAGGCGGCCGGTGTGCACATGGCCGAGGGCCTCTACAAGACCACGGGCAAGGTCGCCGCGGTATTGGGCAATCCCGGCCCCGGTTCGGCCAACCTGGTGCCCGGGGTGGTGACGGCACTGCACGAGGGCGTTCCGGTGCTGGTGATCACCTCCCAGCACCGACTGGGCATCGTCTACCCGTCGCCGCCCTCGACGTTCCAGGGCCAGGACCAGCTCGACCTGTTCCGGCCGATCGTCAAGTGGGGCGGCCCGATCTTCGAGTGGGCCCGTATCCCCGAGGTGCTGCGGCTGGCGTTCCGCGAGATGCACAACGGCCGTCCCGGGCCGGTCCATGTGGAGCTGCCGGCCCCCGTCCTCTACGAGACGGGCGACCCGCTGACGGCGCCGGTGTGGCCGCCCGAAGCGTCCCGCGCCGGCACGCCGCAGCCGTCTGACCGCCAGCTCGACGAGGCCGCGGCGCTGCTGGCCGCCGCACAACGCCCGGTGGTGATCGCGGGCACCGGGGTCGACCGCGCCGGCGCGCGTGATGCCGCGCTGCAGATCGCCGAGCTGCTGGCCTGCCCGGCGATCGGCTCGATGGCCGGGCGGGCGAGCGTGCCATCCGATCACCCCAACCACGTCTTCGGGTTCGGCCCGGCCGGCGATCTGGCGCGCAGCGAGGCCGACGTGCTGCTCGTCGCCGGCTCACGCATCGGCAACCTCGACGTTCCCTACGACACCTATTGGGGCGACCCAAAAGGCAAGCGGCTCATCCAAATCGACATCGACCAACGCCATTTCGGCGTCACCCGCCCGCTGCACCTGGGCATTCTCGCCGACGCGAAGCCCGCGCTCGAGGGTATCGCCGCGCGGTTGCGTGCCGCCGACCTCGGCGCCCGCGACGGCGCAGACCTGGCGCGCTACCGCAAGCTCGACGAGCAGGTGCAGACGCAGATCGCGGCGCCCATCCTTCAGTGGCAGGGTCCGGGCATCCACCCGGCGCACGCGCTCGGCGCCATCGGCGCGGTGTTCGGCTCGGATGCGGTGTACACCGTGGACGGCGGCAACACGGCGCTGTGGGGCTACAGCTTGCTTCCGCCCACCCGCCCGCACTCCTACCACTCGATCCTCGAGCTCGGGATGCTCGGCACCGGGATCCCCTCGGCGATCGGTGCGAAGCTCGGCGCACCCGGCCGCGACGTCGTCTGCGTCACCGGTGACGGGGCGGCGGGCTTCAACGTGATGGAATTGCAGACCGCGGCCCGTGAAGGCCTCGACATCACCGTCATCGTGTTCGCCGAGGGCTCGTGGACGATGGAGGAACTCAACGAGCTTGCCTTGTACGGAACGACTTTCGGGACCGCACAGGGCGATGTCCGGTGGGATATCGTCGCGCAGGGCCTTGGCTGCCACGGTGAGTACGTCGAGCGCATCGAGGACATGGACGGTGCCCTGAGCCGCGCCCGCGAACACCCCGGCCCAAGCCTGGTCTGCGTGCGCAGCGACCATGACGCCAACTTGGCCATTCCCACCGAGATGACGGCGCGCTTCTTCGAGGTGTACTCGGGACCGGCCAAGCCGGCGGGCTAG
- a CDS encoding type II toxin-antitoxin system VapC family toxin: MLYLDTSAVVKLIRREPETDSLADWLDERQATPWVSSTLLEIELPRALRRTDSALLANVPAVVARIARYDIDDVVRAATAAFPDPDLRTLDAVHLATATAVFGPRLTAFVCYDQRLLSAAVAASLPAQSPGSELSC, translated from the coding sequence ATGCTCTATCTGGACACGTCGGCTGTGGTGAAGCTGATTCGGCGCGAACCCGAAACCGACTCCCTTGCCGACTGGCTCGACGAACGACAGGCGACACCGTGGGTATCCTCGACGCTCTTGGAGATCGAACTCCCGCGCGCACTTCGCCGCACCGACAGCGCATTGCTGGCCAATGTGCCTGCGGTGGTCGCTCGCATCGCACGCTACGACATCGACGATGTGGTCCGTGCGGCCACCGCAGCGTTCCCCGATCCCGATCTGCGAACTCTCGACGCAGTTCATTTAGCCACTGCCACTGCCGTTTTCGGTCCTAGACTCACTGCGTTCGTATGCTACGACCAGCGTCTGCTCAGCGCTGCTGTGGCCGCGAGCCTTCCAGCGCAGAGCCCCGGCAGCGAATTGTCTTGTTGA
- a CDS encoding type II toxin-antitoxin system Phd/YefM family antitoxin, with product MAEVGVRELNQNTAGVLARVKRGEEIDITERGAVVARLLPARGHPLSDLIGSGKLHPATLRGSVPRPGGPVHTDHEGGRLLQELRDAERY from the coding sequence ATGGCTGAGGTCGGGGTCCGAGAACTGAATCAGAACACCGCCGGTGTGCTGGCGCGGGTCAAACGGGGTGAAGAAATCGACATCACCGAACGGGGCGCCGTGGTCGCGCGGTTGTTGCCTGCACGCGGTCATCCGCTGTCGGATTTGATCGGCTCAGGCAAGCTCCATCCGGCCACGCTCAGGGGTTCGGTGCCACGTCCGGGCGGTCCCGTTCACACCGATCACGAAGGGGGACGACTCCTTCAGGAGCTCCGCGACGCCGAACGGTACTAG
- a CDS encoding glutamate-cysteine ligase family protein yields the protein MGERVEPSALVGDTGHVVQRRLERCVAALRRMVDDGWFDGHEDTIGMEVEFDLVDPLGRPRLINDAVLTRLGRADMQHELGQFNVELNLAPRRLEGQVLRECEADLADVFDRSRAAIEGLGVRLVAVGMLPTVSAEQLTVERISHNPRYELLARRMRAARHRPFAVRIADGCEPVEFSTDSVAPDAATTSLQLHLRVPPDRFAAYYNAAQMIAGAQVAVAANAPYLLGYQAWQETRIPLLEQLLDSRRLKDVRAGAPPRVRLGDRWVDDPVELFDDIVRDFPPLLPTMEAQDPDAALDEGRAPNLRELRLHNGTVWRWNRPVYDVQAGRPQLRIENRVLPSGPTAVDMLANAAYYYGLLRAVSDSDPAPWDQVPFAVAERNLHRAARDGLAAQLSWRGVDYPVDRLTREVLLPAAAAGLDAWGVDPDDRDRYLGVIEARVRGGRTGAAWQVDVVRRLQERGLERIAALHEMTRRYVEHAHTGAPVHDWPVA from the coding sequence ATGGGTGAACGGGTCGAACCGTCCGCCCTTGTCGGCGACACCGGCCACGTCGTGCAGCGCAGGCTCGAGCGGTGTGTCGCCGCGTTGCGACGCATGGTGGACGACGGCTGGTTCGACGGGCATGAGGACACCATCGGGATGGAGGTGGAGTTCGATCTCGTCGACCCGTTGGGCCGGCCGCGGCTGATCAACGACGCCGTCCTGACGCGCCTGGGGCGGGCGGACATGCAGCACGAGCTCGGCCAGTTCAACGTGGAGCTGAACCTGGCTCCTCGCCGGTTAGAGGGCCAGGTACTGCGCGAGTGCGAAGCCGACCTCGCCGACGTGTTCGACCGGAGCAGGGCCGCGATCGAAGGGCTTGGAGTTCGGCTGGTCGCCGTCGGGATGCTGCCCACCGTGAGCGCCGAGCAGCTGACCGTCGAGCGCATCTCGCACAACCCGCGCTACGAGCTGCTGGCGCGGCGCATGCGCGCAGCGCGCCACCGCCCGTTCGCGGTACGCATCGCCGACGGGTGCGAGCCGGTGGAGTTCAGCACCGACTCCGTGGCCCCCGATGCCGCCACCACCAGCCTGCAGCTGCACCTGCGGGTGCCACCAGACCGGTTCGCCGCCTACTACAACGCCGCGCAGATGATCGCGGGCGCTCAGGTGGCAGTCGCCGCGAACGCGCCCTATCTGCTCGGCTACCAGGCCTGGCAGGAGACCCGAATCCCGTTGTTGGAGCAGCTTCTTGACAGCCGCCGTCTCAAGGACGTCCGCGCGGGCGCTCCGCCGCGGGTTCGCCTCGGTGACCGCTGGGTCGACGATCCGGTGGAGCTGTTCGACGACATCGTTCGAGACTTTCCTCCGCTGCTTCCAACGATGGAGGCCCAGGATCCCGATGCAGCCTTGGACGAGGGGCGTGCTCCTAACCTGCGTGAGCTGAGGCTGCACAACGGCACGGTGTGGCGCTGGAACCGTCCGGTGTACGACGTGCAGGCCGGGCGGCCGCAGCTGCGCATCGAAAACCGGGTACTGCCCAGCGGACCGACCGCGGTCGACATGCTCGCCAACGCCGCGTACTACTACGGGCTGCTGCGCGCGGTCAGCGATAGCGACCCCGCCCCGTGGGACCAGGTGCCGTTCGCGGTGGCCGAGCGGAATCTGCACCGCGCAGCGCGCGACGGACTGGCCGCGCAATTGTCTTGGCGGGGCGTCGATTACCCGGTAGATAGACTCACGCGTGAGGTCCTGCTACCAGCCGCCGCAGCCGGTCTCGACGCCTGGGGTGTAGATCCCGACGACCGTGACCGCTATCTCGGTGTCATCGAAGCGCGGGTTCGAGGTGGCCGTACCGGTGCGGCCTGGCAGGTCGACGTGGTGCGCCGTCTGCAGGAGCGCGGGCTCGAGCGCATCGCGGCGCTGCACGAGATGACCCGGCGGTATGTCGAGCACGCGCACACCGGCGCGCCGGTGCACGACTGGCCGGTGGCATGA
- a CDS encoding alpha/beta hydrolase has protein sequence MRKDRAIHIARQVGAIIVTAVTAASTLNGYRPLARKGYPSIFSFGFGLVVSEFPLQTLASQLGGLALTARRLTRPVRVLSWVVAAISAVGLLNFNRAGHKAAIPLREALDSGLGPDRRTDSTGLWRRPAGAGTAKSPGALRMLRIYRDYTHDGNISYGEYSSANQLDIWRRPDLDPSGKAPVLFQIPGGAWVTGNKRGQAHPLMSHLAELGWICVAANYRHSPRNTWPDHIVDVKRALAWVKTHIADYGGDPDFIAITGGSAGGHLSSLAALTPNDPRYQPGFEDVDTRVQAAVPFYGVYDFTRFEDAMHPSMPELLEQMVIKQRHSTSFETYADASPVNHVTADDPPFFVLHGTNDSLVPVEQARAFVAKLRDVSTQPVVYAELPFAQHAFDMLGSARAAHAAVAVEQFLAEIYANRQEATQAERAASTS, from the coding sequence ATGCGCAAGGATCGAGCCATCCACATCGCCCGGCAGGTCGGAGCGATAATCGTCACCGCGGTGACCGCCGCCTCCACCCTCAACGGCTACCGGCCGCTGGCGCGTAAGGGCTACCCGTCGATTTTCTCGTTCGGGTTCGGTCTCGTGGTCAGCGAGTTCCCGCTGCAGACGCTCGCGAGCCAGCTCGGCGGGCTGGCGCTGACGGCTCGTCGGCTGACGCGCCCGGTGCGCGTCCTCTCATGGGTGGTCGCCGCGATCTCGGCGGTCGGTCTGCTGAACTTCAACCGCGCGGGCCACAAGGCCGCCATTCCATTGCGCGAGGCGTTGGACAGCGGGCTGGGTCCTGATCGCCGCACCGACTCGACGGGGCTGTGGCGCCGGCCCGCCGGTGCCGGCACCGCCAAGAGCCCGGGTGCTTTGCGAATGCTGCGGATCTACCGCGACTACACGCACGACGGGAACATCAGCTACGGCGAATACAGCAGCGCCAACCAGCTCGACATCTGGCGGCGCCCCGATCTCGACCCGAGCGGGAAGGCGCCGGTGCTCTTCCAGATCCCCGGTGGGGCCTGGGTCACCGGAAACAAACGCGGACAGGCACATCCGTTGATGAGCCACCTCGCCGAGCTGGGCTGGATCTGCGTGGCGGCCAACTACCGGCACAGCCCGCGCAACACGTGGCCCGACCACATCGTCGACGTCAAGCGTGCACTGGCATGGGTCAAGACGCACATCGCCGACTACGGCGGTGACCCCGACTTCATCGCGATCACCGGCGGCTCGGCCGGCGGGCATCTGTCGTCGCTGGCGGCGCTGACACCGAACGACCCGCGGTACCAGCCGGGTTTCGAAGACGTCGACACCCGGGTTCAAGCCGCCGTACCGTTCTACGGCGTCTACGACTTCACCCGGTTCGAGGACGCCATGCATCCGTCGATGCCGGAGCTGCTCGAGCAGATGGTGATCAAGCAACGGCATTCGACGAGCTTCGAGACGTATGCTGACGCGTCGCCGGTGAATCACGTGACCGCGGATGATCCGCCGTTCTTCGTCCTGCACGGAACCAACGACTCGCTGGTTCCCGTCGAGCAGGCGCGGGCATTCGTCGCCAAGCTGCGGGACGTCAGCACCCAGCCGGTGGTGTACGCCGAATTGCCGTTCGCCCAACACGCTTTCGACATGCTGGGCTCGGCGCGCGCCGCGCACGCGGCGGTCGCCGTCGAGCAGTTCCTGGCCGAGATCTACGCGAACCGGCAGGAGGCGACGCAAGCGGAGAGAGCGGCCTCGACGTCGTGA